In a single window of the Candidatus Binataceae bacterium genome:
- a CDS encoding UvrD-helicase domain-containing protein produces MSSPSNGPRSTNGAEPAIADRHVRERIRRDLDTTLIVEAAAGTGKTTALVNRIVAALASGRAELGRIVAVTFTEKAAGELKLRLRAEIENARAEPARDPAERIRLSETLGQLEEARIGTIHSFCADLLRERPVEARVDPMFEVAADDIAGELFESAFDRWFEQALAAPSEGLRRLLRRREGFDREGPRPIIRSAAWELLQWRDFQTPWAHQVFDRDPEIDALVDEIRAVGALIAQVDPEDWLGKALGEIARPIDEATRLETVRGRDYDALEAALLALLRGYDGRWRWKGWGEEFGSLPRAEVIARRDALRARLVRFRDGAGANLAPLLRDELWPIVGYYEEAKKRAGVLDFMDLLLIARDLVRGREAVRAELQRRISHIFVDEFQDTDPLQAEILLLLAADDPAEADWRRARPLPGKLFIVGDPKQSIYRFRRADVALYQEIKRRLLDCGAELEHLTVSFRATPELQAAVNAAFAPLMPSESPTHPAYSPLMPFRANCATQPSIVVLPVPAPFNERGFVTKRQIDESTPDAVGALVRWLVEESGWTVTTRDQPDVRVAIEPRHICMLFRRFSSYGRDVTRPYVRALEARHIAHVLVKGGSFNEREEVEALRNALGAIERPDDELAVFATLRGPLLALDDGALLRFRASAGSLHPFRKLHADLPAELEEVGKALGVLRDLSRGRNRRPIAETIARLLAAVRAHAAIAIWPTGEQALANVMRLMDLARRYEARRAARSFRGFVDELEARAAREESADAPVVEEGAEGVRIMTVHRAKGLEFPVVLLADLTCNETAGDAHRWVDPASGLCALRVAGHAPRELLEHAEEEMRRDREEAMRLLYVGATRARDLLIVPAVGSAPQEGWLALLNPVIYPAAKDRRAPLDPAPPGCPVFGDDSVVVRPPRAPTKSQVVAPGLHRPQAGDHRIVWWDPARLRLDARETMGLRQHRLLTADKGEREASQGAREYEAWKARHGATLAAGAKETFSVAAATELARRMAERGERPAWLGDPEQIAIERVARAAGRPQGVRFGTLVHAVLSRVALDADASAIAEAARFFARMLGADELETAAACDAVAAALGCPLLKAAAAAGARLRRECALAMRVEDRDAFGGLTVEGVVDLAFPERIAEGERWVVVDFKTDADIAGRLDEYRLQLLLYLRAIGRSTGAPARGVLMCI; encoded by the coding sequence GTGAGCAGTCCGTCGAACGGGCCGCGCAGCACCAATGGCGCGGAGCCCGCGATCGCCGATCGACACGTGCGCGAGCGCATCCGCCGCGACCTCGACACAACGCTCATCGTCGAGGCCGCCGCCGGCACCGGCAAAACCACCGCCTTGGTCAACCGAATCGTCGCTGCGCTCGCGAGCGGCCGCGCCGAGCTTGGCCGAATCGTCGCGGTGACATTTACCGAAAAGGCGGCCGGCGAGCTCAAGCTGCGGTTGCGCGCGGAGATCGAAAACGCGCGCGCCGAGCCTGCGCGCGATCCGGCCGAGCGTATACGGCTCTCCGAGACGCTTGGCCAGCTCGAGGAAGCCCGCATCGGCACGATCCATTCGTTTTGCGCCGACCTTCTGCGTGAGCGCCCGGTCGAGGCGCGAGTCGATCCGATGTTCGAGGTTGCGGCCGACGACATAGCCGGCGAACTGTTCGAAAGCGCCTTTGACCGATGGTTCGAGCAGGCGCTGGCCGCTCCGAGCGAAGGTCTGCGCCGGCTTTTGCGCCGCCGCGAAGGATTCGACCGCGAGGGTCCGCGGCCGATCATCCGTTCCGCCGCATGGGAGCTTCTGCAATGGCGCGACTTCCAGACGCCGTGGGCCCATCAGGTGTTCGATCGCGATCCCGAAATCGACGCGCTGGTCGACGAGATCCGCGCAGTCGGCGCGCTCATCGCGCAGGTCGATCCGGAAGACTGGCTCGGCAAGGCGCTCGGCGAGATCGCCCGTCCGATCGACGAGGCGACGCGGCTTGAAACTGTGCGCGGGCGCGACTACGACGCGCTCGAGGCCGCGCTGCTCGCGCTGCTGCGCGGCTATGACGGACGCTGGCGATGGAAGGGGTGGGGCGAGGAGTTCGGATCGCTGCCGCGCGCCGAAGTGATTGCGCGGCGCGACGCGCTGCGCGCGCGCCTCGTACGCTTTCGTGACGGCGCCGGCGCCAACCTCGCGCCGCTTCTGCGCGACGAGCTGTGGCCGATCGTGGGCTACTACGAGGAGGCCAAGAAGCGCGCCGGCGTGCTGGACTTCATGGACCTGCTGCTGATCGCGCGCGATCTCGTGCGCGGCCGCGAGGCCGTGCGCGCCGAGCTGCAGCGGCGCATCAGTCACATCTTCGTCGATGAATTCCAGGACACCGATCCGCTGCAGGCGGAAATCCTGCTGTTGCTCGCGGCCGACGATCCCGCCGAAGCCGACTGGCGCCGCGCGCGTCCGCTGCCCGGGAAACTCTTTATCGTCGGTGACCCCAAGCAATCGATTTATCGCTTCCGCCGCGCCGACGTCGCGCTCTACCAGGAGATCAAGCGCCGCCTGCTCGATTGCGGCGCTGAATTGGAGCACCTGACGGTCAGCTTTCGCGCGACCCCCGAGCTGCAGGCGGCCGTCAACGCCGCCTTTGCGCCGCTGATGCCGTCGGAGTCCCCGACCCATCCCGCCTATTCGCCGCTGATGCCGTTTCGCGCCAACTGCGCCACGCAGCCGTCGATCGTCGTATTGCCAGTGCCGGCGCCGTTCAACGAGCGCGGCTTCGTCACCAAACGCCAGATCGACGAATCGACTCCCGACGCGGTCGGCGCGCTGGTGCGATGGCTGGTCGAGGAGAGCGGATGGACGGTGACCACGCGCGACCAGCCCGATGTCCGCGTGGCGATCGAACCGCGCCATATCTGCATGCTCTTTCGCCGCTTCAGCAGCTACGGCCGCGACGTTACGCGGCCTTACGTGCGCGCGCTGGAGGCGCGCCATATCGCGCACGTCCTGGTCAAGGGCGGATCGTTCAACGAGCGCGAGGAAGTCGAGGCGCTGCGCAACGCGCTCGGCGCGATCGAGCGGCCCGACGACGAACTAGCAGTCTTCGCGACGCTGCGCGGCCCGCTGTTAGCGCTCGACGACGGAGCGCTGCTGCGCTTTCGCGCGTCCGCCGGCTCGCTCCATCCCTTTCGCAAGCTCCACGCCGATCTTCCGGCCGAACTCGAGGAGGTCGGCAAAGCGCTCGGCGTGCTGCGCGATCTCAGCCGCGGACGCAACCGCAGGCCGATCGCGGAGACTATCGCGCGGCTGCTCGCCGCCGTGCGCGCCCATGCGGCGATCGCAATCTGGCCTACCGGCGAGCAGGCGTTGGCCAACGTGATGCGCCTGATGGATCTCGCGCGGCGCTACGAGGCCCGCCGTGCGGCGCGCTCCTTCCGCGGCTTCGTTGACGAACTCGAAGCGCGCGCCGCGCGCGAGGAGAGCGCCGACGCGCCGGTGGTCGAGGAAGGCGCCGAAGGCGTCCGCATCATGACCGTGCATCGCGCCAAGGGGTTGGAGTTTCCGGTGGTCCTGCTCGCCGATCTGACGTGCAATGAAACCGCCGGCGACGCCCATCGATGGGTCGATCCGGCAAGCGGCCTTTGCGCGCTGAGAGTCGCCGGGCACGCCCCGCGCGAGCTTCTGGAACACGCCGAAGAGGAGATGCGCCGCGACCGCGAGGAAGCGATGCGACTGCTTTACGTCGGCGCTACGCGTGCGCGCGACCTGCTGATTGTTCCGGCCGTCGGCAGCGCTCCGCAGGAAGGATGGCTCGCGCTTCTCAATCCCGTGATCTATCCCGCGGCCAAGGATCGGCGTGCGCCGCTCGACCCCGCGCCGCCCGGATGTCCGGTATTCGGCGATGACAGCGTCGTCGTGCGTCCGCCGAGGGCGCCAACCAAGTCGCAGGTCGTCGCGCCCGGACTCCATCGCCCGCAAGCCGGGGACCATCGAATCGTTTGGTGGGACCCGGCGCGGCTCAGGCTCGACGCGCGCGAAACGATGGGCCTGCGGCAGCATCGCCTGCTGACCGCCGATAAGGGCGAGCGCGAGGCGTCGCAAGGGGCGCGCGAATATGAAGCGTGGAAGGCTCGCCACGGCGCGACGCTCGCCGCGGGAGCGAAGGAAACGTTCAGCGTCGCCGCCGCGACCGAACTCGCGCGCAGAATGGCCGAGCGCGGCGAGCGCCCTGCATGGCTGGGCGACCCGGAACAGATCGCGATCGAACGCGTCGCGCGCGCCGCGGGGCGCCCCCAGGGTGTCCGCTTCGGAACGCTGGTACACGCCGTGCTCTCGCGCGTCGCGCTCGATGCTGACGCCTCCGCGATCGCCGAAGCCGCGCGCTTCTTTGCCCGGATGCTCGGTGCGGACGAGCTCGAGACGGCGGCTGCGTGCGACGCCGTGGCCGCGGCGCTCGGTTGCCCGTTGCTGAAAGCGGCGGCGGCCGCGGGCGCGCGGCTCCGGCGCGAATGCGCGCTCGCGATGCGGGTCGAGGACCGGGACGCTTTTGGAGGCCTCACGGTCGAAGGCGTTGTGGACCTGGCTTTCCCCGAACGCATTGCCGAGGGGGAACGATGGGTCGTCGTGGATTTCAAGACCGACGCCGATATCGCGGGACGGCTCGACGAATATCGTCTGCAATTGCTGCTCTATCTGCGTGCGATCGGCCGGAGCACGGGCGCGCCCGCACGGGGCGTCCTGATGTGCATCTGA
- a CDS encoding PD-(D/E)XK nuclease family protein: MPPRHAIVCSPRAADRLAAATQWLEALAPSAEVLVLAARQPAADDLVRALSARRALFGVRRMTLLRLLGALCADRLFRDGLVPAAGLGLEGVAARAIYKLAAAGALGYFAPVADRPGFPGALARTLNEIRLAGIDADELAALDEIGPPLAALLRRFESELHDAHLIDRAAMLALAAAIVKADPPPGEATMPILMLDVAGGSTLERDLYAALAARAPAILATVPEGDTAALAMLSAALGVAPPPVPRAGVAADSLARLQNYLFSNETPPERRLDDTVEVISAPGEMQECVEIARRILTEADRGVPFDRIAVALHASARYVPYLEEALDRASIPASFARGAMRPEPGGRALLALLASAAEHLSARRYAEYLSLAQVPDLERDGPARFIAPDLEPAGVAPSAELEGAALNGAASAELADGAADPVPVVEGAVRAPWRWERLLVDASVIGNRERWERRLKGLAAELEKRRSELKDDDVRAAAFDRQILDLKHLGDVALPQITALAALPLQAAWGEWLGHLRALTALAVRDSAPVLAALAELEPMAPVGPVGLDEVLQVLAERLGRLEAPRPPRRYGAVMVAPAQDLRGLEFDVVIVPGLTERVFPRKLTEDPILPDLARVRLGHDLELQQNRAAAERLALRLAAGAARRRAMFSFPRVDLDQGRPRVPSFYALEVLRAAEGRLPGFDELARRAVGEQAARLGWPAPREAAQAIDDAEFDLAVLHRLAGKDEEATTGAAHYLLGANPHLARALRARARRWLKRWTPADGLVDPGPETRAALDHHRPDARSYSATALQHFAACPYRFLLYAIHRIQPREEAEAIEVVDPLTRGALLHEVQFELLTRLRAAGRLPVERAALDDALALMDRTLEEIAANWHERLAPAIDRVWKDAIDAIRADLREWLRRAAEDPVPWTPERFELAFGLAGGREQADPASRDEPVPLEAGLILRGSIDLVERGLGGRLRVTDHKSGKADAPKDVIIGGGRVLQPVLYALAAERLLGEPVESGRLYYCSSRGGYEDRVVPLDQAARGAAREFAATVAGAIAEGFLPAAPAAGECKWCDYRMVCGPYEETRVALKPPTRINALERLRRLR; the protein is encoded by the coding sequence ATGCCGCCACGACACGCTATCGTTTGCTCGCCGCGCGCTGCCGATCGTCTCGCCGCGGCTACGCAATGGCTCGAGGCGCTCGCGCCGTCCGCCGAGGTGCTAGTGCTCGCGGCGCGTCAGCCGGCAGCCGACGATCTCGTGCGCGCATTAAGCGCGCGGCGCGCGCTCTTCGGCGTCCGTCGAATGACCCTCTTGCGGCTGCTAGGTGCGCTGTGCGCCGACCGGCTCTTTCGCGACGGATTAGTGCCGGCTGCCGGGCTTGGCCTCGAAGGAGTCGCAGCTCGCGCGATCTATAAGCTCGCCGCCGCCGGAGCGCTGGGTTATTTCGCCCCGGTGGCCGATCGTCCTGGTTTTCCAGGCGCGCTCGCCCGCACCCTGAACGAGATCCGTCTTGCGGGAATCGACGCGGACGAGCTGGCGGCGCTCGACGAGATCGGTCCGCCGCTGGCCGCGCTGCTGCGGCGTTTCGAGTCAGAACTTCACGACGCACATCTGATCGACCGCGCCGCGATGCTCGCGCTGGCGGCGGCGATCGTCAAAGCCGATCCGCCGCCGGGCGAGGCCACGATGCCGATACTGATGCTCGACGTCGCGGGCGGCTCGACGCTCGAGCGTGATTTGTATGCGGCGCTGGCGGCGCGCGCCCCCGCGATACTTGCGACCGTTCCCGAGGGCGATACGGCCGCGCTTGCGATGCTTTCCGCGGCGCTCGGCGTCGCACCGCCGCCGGTCCCGCGCGCCGGCGTCGCCGCCGATTCGCTCGCTCGCCTCCAGAACTATCTATTCAGCAACGAAACGCCGCCGGAGCGTCGGCTGGACGATACGGTGGAAGTCATCTCCGCGCCGGGCGAGATGCAGGAGTGCGTGGAGATAGCGCGCCGCATCCTGACCGAGGCGGATCGCGGTGTCCCTTTCGACCGGATCGCGGTGGCGCTGCATGCGTCCGCGCGTTACGTGCCGTATCTTGAAGAGGCGCTCGATCGCGCATCAATTCCCGCCTCGTTTGCTCGCGGCGCGATGCGTCCCGAGCCCGGCGGCCGCGCGCTGCTCGCGCTCCTGGCCTCGGCCGCCGAACATCTTTCCGCGCGCCGCTACGCCGAGTATCTCTCGCTCGCGCAGGTTCCCGACCTCGAGCGCGACGGACCGGCGCGCTTCATCGCGCCGGACCTCGAACCTGCCGGCGTCGCGCCGTCCGCGGAGCTTGAAGGAGCCGCCCTCAACGGGGCCGCGTCCGCTGAACTCGCTGACGGCGCCGCCGATCCGGTGCCAGTGGTCGAAGGCGCCGTGCGCGCGCCGTGGCGATGGGAGCGATTGCTGGTCGACGCGTCGGTTATCGGCAATCGCGAGCGCTGGGAGCGCCGGCTTAAAGGGCTCGCAGCGGAACTGGAGAAGAGACGCTCGGAACTCAAAGACGACGACGTTCGCGCCGCCGCTTTCGACCGCCAGATTCTCGACCTCAAGCACCTGGGCGACGTCGCGCTGCCGCAGATCACGGCGCTCGCCGCGTTGCCCTTGCAGGCGGCGTGGGGCGAGTGGCTGGGCCATCTGCGCGCGCTCACCGCGCTCGCCGTGCGCGATTCGGCGCCGGTGCTCGCCGCGCTTGCCGAGCTCGAGCCGATGGCGCCAGTGGGTCCGGTCGGACTCGACGAGGTGCTCCAGGTGCTGGCCGAACGGCTGGGACGGCTCGAGGCGCCGCGGCCTCCGCGCCGCTACGGCGCCGTGATGGTAGCCCCAGCGCAGGACCTGCGCGGTCTCGAGTTCGACGTTGTGATCGTTCCCGGCCTGACCGAACGCGTCTTTCCCAGGAAGCTGACCGAGGATCCGATCCTGCCCGACCTGGCGCGCGTGCGGCTTGGGCACGATCTCGAGCTTCAGCAGAACCGCGCCGCCGCGGAACGCCTCGCCCTGCGCCTGGCCGCGGGTGCCGCGCGCCGGCGCGCGATGTTCTCGTTTCCGCGCGTCGATCTCGACCAGGGCCGGCCGCGGGTGCCGTCGTTCTACGCACTGGAAGTGCTGCGCGCCGCCGAAGGACGCTTGCCGGGATTCGACGAACTCGCACGGCGCGCGGTGGGCGAGCAGGCGGCGCGCCTTGGCTGGCCCGCGCCACGCGAGGCCGCCCAGGCGATCGACGATGCCGAATTCGATCTGGCCGTGCTCCATCGTCTGGCAGGCAAAGATGAGGAAGCGACGACTGGCGCGGCGCACTACCTGCTCGGCGCCAACCCGCATCTTGCGCGAGCCTTGCGTGCGCGCGCGCGGCGATGGCTCAAGCGGTGGACGCCGGCGGATGGACTGGTCGATCCCGGTCCCGAGACGCGCGCGGCCCTCGATCATCATCGTCCCGATGCGCGTTCCTATTCGGCCACCGCGTTGCAACATTTTGCCGCATGCCCGTATCGTTTCCTGCTTTACGCGATCCATCGAATCCAGCCGCGCGAAGAGGCCGAGGCGATCGAGGTGGTCGATCCGCTAACCCGCGGCGCGCTCCTGCATGAGGTCCAGTTCGAGCTGCTGACCCGGCTCCGCGCGGCAGGCCGGCTCCCGGTCGAGCGAGCGGCGCTCGACGACGCGCTCGCCTTGATGGATCGGACGCTGGAAGAGATCGCGGCGAACTGGCATGAGAGGCTCGCGCCCGCGATCGATCGCGTCTGGAAGGACGCGATCGACGCGATTCGCGCCGACCTTCGCGAATGGCTGCGGCGTGCGGCCGAAGACCCCGTTCCGTGGACGCCCGAGCGCTTCGAACTCGCCTTCGGACTTGCGGGGGGACGCGAGCAGGCCGATCCCGCAAGCCGCGACGAGCCGGTGCCGCTCGAGGCCGGGCTGATCCTGCGCGGATCGATCGATTTGGTTGAGCGCGGTCTGGGCGGGCGGCTTCGCGTTACCGATCACAAGAGCGGCAAGGCCGATGCGCCCAAAGACGTGATTATCGGCGGCGGCCGCGTGTTGCAGCCTGTGCTCTATGCGCTCGCCGCCGAACGGCTGCTCGGCGAACCGGTCGAATCGGGACGTCTCTACTATTGTTCGTCCCGCGGCGGCTACGAGGATCGCGTCGTGCCGCTCGACCAGGCGGCACGCGGCGCGGCGCGCGAATTCGCGGCGACCGTGGCCGGCGCGATCGCCGAGGGGTTCCTGCCCGCCGCACCCGCGGCAGGCGAGTGCAAATGGTGCGACTACCGGATGGTTTGCGGACCGTACGAGGAGACGCGCGTCGCGCTTAAACCGCCGACGCGCATTAACGCGCTCGAGCGCCTGCGCAGGCTGCGATGA